The following is a genomic window from Amycolatopsis sp. BJA-103.
CGTCTGCCTGAGCGTCGAGGGTTCCGAGCGGAACGTCCTCGACCACATCTCCTTCACCGTGCACGCCGGTGAGGTGCTCGGTATCGCCGGTGTCGAAGGCAACGGCCAGACCGAACTCGTCGAAACGATCATGGGCATGCGCAAGGGCGGCGGCCGGATCGAACTCGTCGACACCGACGGCAAGGCCGTCGAACTGCACAAACTGGGGACGCTCGCCCGCCGCGAGGCAGGCATCGGCTACATCGCCGAAGACCGCACGCGGCACAGCCTCCTGCTCACCCAGCCGTTGTGGGTCAACCGGATCCTCGGCTACCAGACCCGGAAGCCGGTCGCGAAAGGCCAGCTTCTCGACATCCTCGGCGCACGCCAGGACACCCGCCGCATCGTCGAGCAGTACGACGTCCGCACGCCGGGCATCGACGTCCCGGCCGCCGCGCTTTCCGGCGGTAACCAGCAGAAGCTGATCGTCGGCCGCGAGCTCTCCGGGAACCCGGTGCTGCTGATCGCTTCGCATCCGACGCGCGGTGTCGACGTCGGCGCGCAGGCGTTGATCTGGGAACAGATCCGGCAGGCGCGCGCGGCCGGGCTGGCCGTGCTTCTGGTGTCGGCCGACCTCGACGAGCTGATCGGGCTGTCCGACACCATCCAGGTCATGCTCCGCGGGCGGCTGGTCGGCGAGGCCGACCCCGCGACCGTGACGCCGCAGCAACTGGGCTCCGCGATGACCGGGGCTTCCGAAGATTCCGATGAAGAAGGTGTGTCGTGAGTTCCTGGCGTACGAGGCTGCTGCCGCCTCTGCTCGCGATCGTTTTCGCCGTCATCCTGACCGCGATCGCGCTGATCATCTCGGGCGCGAATCCGCTCGAGGCCTACGGCACCATGATCGGCCAGCTGTTCAAGGGCTCGACGGCGATCGACACGGTCAACCTCGCGACCGTGTACTACCTGTCCGGTCTCGCGGTGGCCATCGGCTTCCAGATGAACCTCTTCAACATCGGGGTCGAGGGCCAGTACCGGTTCGCCGCCATCGTCACCGCCATCATCGGCGGGGCGCTGAAGCTGCCGCCGGTGATCCACGTGCTGGCGATCCTCGTCGTCGCGGTGGCCAGCGGCATGCTCTACGCGGCCATCCCGGCCGTGCTGAAGGTGACCCGCGGTGTTTCCGAGGTCATCTCGACGATCATGCTGAACGCGATCGTCGGTGGCATCGTGGCGTTCCTGGTCAACGCCGACCAGTTCGGCGTGCAGACCGGCAACAACATCGCCACCCGCGAGATCGCCGAAACCGGCCGGATCCCGGGTATCCCGATCGGCTCCGGTGAGCTGTTCGGGTTCGTGTTCATCGCGATCCTGATCGGCGCCGCCTACTGGTTCATGCTCAACCGGACCCGGTTCGGCTTCGAACTGAAGGCCTCCGGCGAATCGACGACGGCGGCCGCCGCGGGCGGCGTGAACGCCAAGAAGATGACGCTGATCGCGATGCTGCTTTCCGGCGGTGTCGCCGGTCTGATCGCGATGCCGGAACTGCTCGGCCGCGACTTCACCTACGGCATCACCTCGACCCAGATGTACGGCTTCACCGGCATCGCGGTCGCCCTGCTCGGGCGCAACCACCCGGCGGGGATCGCGCTGGGCGCCCTGCTGTGGGCGTTCCTCGACCGGTCCGCCGTTTCGCTGGAGCAGATCAACGTGTCCAAAGAGATCGCAGTGATCATGCAGGGCGTGATCGTGCTGTCGGTCGTCATCGCGTACGAGATCGTGCGCCGCGCGGACCTGGCCGCCGAACAGCGACGCGTCGGTCGCGCGCTGGCGGGTAAGGGTTCCAGCGTGTCCGAGGGAGGTGCGGTGTGACCACCGCGGACGTTCTTTCGCCCAACTCGGGCGGGACCACCATGCCGGTGAAACGGCAGAAGCGCCGTCTTCCCGGCTGGGCCAAGGGCGCCATCTGGGGTCTGCTCGCGATCGGTGTGCTTTCGGCCGCTTCGTACGCCACCGGCGTCAACACGCTGACCTCGACCAACACCGCGCACACCGCGCTGCGGCTGGCGTTGCCGATCCTGCTGTGCGCGCTCGGCGGCCTCTGGGCCGAACGCGCGGGCGTGATCAACATCGGCCTCGAAGGCATGATGATCCTCGGCACCTGGGGTGCCGCTTGGGGCGCGTACTACGGCGGTGTCTGGTGGGGCCTGGTCGCGGCGATCGTGTTCGGCGCGCTCGGCGGTCTGCTGCACGCCGTCGCGACGGTGACCTTCAACGTCAACCACATCGTCTCCGGTGTGGCGATCAACCTGCTCGGTCTCGGCGTCGCGAAGTACCTCGCGAACTTGGTGTTCACCCCGCTTTCGGGGAACCCGCGCCAGTCGCCGCCGGTCCCGAAGTTCGACACCTACTCGGCGACGTTCCTCTCGGACTGGCTTTCGGACCTGGAGAAGATGCAGCGTGTCTTCCTGTCCGACCTCGCCGGGGTCGTCAACGGCCTGATCACCGAGGTGGCGCCGCTGACGATGATCGCGATCGCGCTCGTCCCGATCAGCTACCTCGTGCTGTGGCGGACGCGGTTCGGCCTGCGGCTGCGGTCGTGCGGTGAGAACCCGGTGGCGGCCGAGTCCCTCGGTGTCAACGTGTACGCGCACAAGTACGTCGCCATGATCATCTCCGGCGGGCTGGCGGGGATGGGTGGCGCGTCGCTCGTGCTGCTCGCCGGCGGGGCGGACTATCTGGAGAACCAGACCAACAACCGCGGTTACATCGGTCTCGCGGCGATGATCTTCGGCAACTGGCGGCCGGGTGGCCTGCTCGGTGGCGCGGCGCTGTTCGGCTACGCGGACGGGCTCCAGCTTTCCGGTGGCGGGACCGCGGTGCTCGCGCTGCTGTACGGCGCGGTGATCCTGCTCGCCGTGATCGTGGTCGTGCAGTTGTTCCGCCGTCAGTGGATCGCTTCCGCGCTCGGTGTCGCCGGCGCCGGTCTGCTGTACGCGATCTACTGGACCAACGACGACCTGTCGGGCGACCTCATCCCGTACACCGCGCACTTCGTGACGCTGATCGTGCTGGCCGTCGCTTCGCAGCGGCTACGGCCGCCCAAGGCGGACGGCGCACTGTACCGGCGAGGTGAGGACTGACATGGCGGAGTACGACTGGGAAGCCCTGCGGGCTCAAGCCGTCGAGGCGGCGAAGTCGGCGTACGCGCCCTACTCGGGTCTGCACGTCGGTGTCGCGGGTGTGGTGGACGACGGTCGGATCGTCGTCGGCTGCAACGTCGAAAACGCTTCGTACGGCTTGGGAATGTGCGCGGAATGCACGATGGCGGGGCAGTTGCGGCTGACCGGCGGCGGCAAGCTCGTCGCCGTCGCGTGCCGCAGCGGCGAAGGCGATCTGCTGATGCCGTGCGGGCGCTGCCGTCAGATCCTGTTCGAGCACGGCGGCGCGGACTGCCTGGTGGACACCCCGAGCGGCATCCTGCCGATGTCGTCGGTGCTGCCGGACGCTTTCGGGCCCGACGATCTGCCGGAGAACAAGTGAGCGCGTTCGCCGCCGTCGACGTCATCCGGGCGAAGCGGGACGGCGGGCGGCTCAGCGACGAGCAGATCGACTGGACCATCGACGCGTACACGCGCGGGGACATCGCCGAGGAGCAGATGGCCGCGCTCGCGATGGCCATCTTCCTGCGGGGGATGGACTCGGGCGAGATCGCGCGCTGGACGGGGGCGATGATCGAGTCGGGGGAGCGGCTGGACCTGAAGGTCAGCCGCCCGACGATCGACAAGCATTCGACGGGCGGTGTCGGCGACAAGATCACGCTTCCGCTGGCGCCGCTCGTGGCGGCGTGCGGGGCGGCCGTGCCGCAGCTGTCCGGGCGCGGGCTCGGGCACACGGGCGGGACGCTGGACAAACTGGAGTCGATTCCGGGCTGGCGTGCAGCTTTGTCGACGTCGGAGATCATCCGGCAGCTGGACGAGGTCGGCGCGGTGGTCTGCGCGGCGACGTCCGGGCTGGCTCCCGCGGACAAGAAGCTGTACGCGCTGCGGGACGTGACTTCGACGGTGGAGTCGATCCCGCTGATCGCGAGTTCGATCATGAGCAAGAAGATCGCGGAAGGTTCGGCCGGTCTCGTGCTCGACGTGAAGACCGGGTCGGGCGCGTTCATGAAGACGCTGCCGCAGGCCCGTGAACTCGCGCGGACGCTGGTGGAGATCGGGACCGCGCACGGCGTCGCGACGACGGCGCTGATCACGGACATGAACGTGCCGTTGGGATACGCCGTCGGCAACGCGATCGAGGTCGCGGAGTCGGTCGAGGTCCTGCGCGGCGGTGGTCCTGCCGACGTCGTCGAGCTGACGGTGGCTTTGGCCAGGGAGATGCTGGCGCTGGCGGGTCTGTCCGATGTGGACCCGGCCGCGGTGCTCGCGTCCGGGCAGGCGTACGAGACCTGGTGCCGGATGATCTCCGCTCAGGGCGGGGATCCCGAAGCCGCTCTGCCGCGGCCTCGGCACGTCCATGTCGTGGAGGCGCCCGCGGATGGTGTCTTGTCTTCCCTGGACGCCTATTCGGTCGGGGTCGCCGCTTGGCGGCTCGGGGCCGGGCGGGCGCGCAAGGAGGATCCGGTGCAGGCCGCGGCGGGCGTGCTGTGCCTGGCGAAGCCGGGCGACGAGGTGGCGGCCGGGCAGCCGCTGCTGGAGCTGCACACCGACACGCCTGATGCGGTTCCTTCGGCTCTCGCTGCGCTCGCTGACGCCTACGCGGTCAGCTCCGAGGCCCCGGCCTCCGCTCCGCTCGTCCTGGAGACCGTGCGCCCCTCCTGACCGAGCTTCGTCCTCTAGTTGCGGTAGTTGGTATTACGCACTACCGCAACTAGAGGACTACTTGCGGCGGGCACTGATCGCGAGGCGGTCGCGGGCGCGGAGTGCCCACCCGCTCGGTCGGATCGCGTTTAGCCCGCTAAACGCGACGTGCCGGGCTAGGGCACCGGATCGCGATTAGGGGGCTAAACGCAGGTGGGCGGAGGGGGCGCGAGGGACGGGAAGCGTGAAGGCCCCCTTCCCGTGGCTGAGCCGTGGGAAGGGGGCCTTCATGCGCTAAGGGGGAGAGTCGCGTCTCGTCCTCTGGTTGCGGAAGTGCGCAGTACGAACGACCGCAACTAGAGGACCAAACGCGGGAGGGGCGAGACGTCAGTCGGTGGTCTCGTCGGTGCCGTCGGCCTTGGCCTTGGCGTCGGCCGCCTTGGGCGCCCGGCCGTTGCGCGAGCTGCGGCGCGGCTGACGCGGGGCGGGCGGCGGCGGGGAGATCTGCTGCACGGCCGGGCCACCGCCGAGCATCAGCTCCGCGAAGGTCGCCATGGCCTCGTCCAGCTGACCGCCGATGCGGCGCACGGACTCGTCGTTGCTCTTGCGCACCAGGGTGTCGACCGAGTCGGTGTCCGGCTGCTTCTGCAGCGTGCTCTCGACCTTCGACAGACCGCTGCGGATCGAGCCGTCGAGGTCGCCGAGGCGCCCGGTGAAGCCGTCCTCGACCTTGTCGAGCCGCTCGGCCAGGTCGTCGAGCCGCGAGGTGACCTTCTCGAGGCGGTCGCCGAGGCCGTCGAGGCGCTCCGAGGCGTCGATCATCTCGCCGGTCTCGGTCAGCGCGGTCTTCAGTGCCTCGGTGTTCGCGGTGAGGCTTTCCTTGGTGGCCTTGTCGAGGTTCTCGACGCGGGTGCGCAGCTCGCGGTCGACGGTGTCGACGCGGTCGCGCAGGACCGACTCGGCCTGCTCGACGCGCTCGCGCACCGGGCCGATCACCGACTGGGGCAGCGAGTCGGTCTTCACGTCCTGCTTGTCCAGGTGCGAGCCGAGCTCGTCGAGACGACGGTGGATGTTCTGGAGCTTGTCTTCGAGCCCGTCCATCCGGCCCGCGACGCCTTCGAACTTCGCGGCCATGCCGTCGAGGCGGCCGTCGAGCTGGGCGAAGGGCTTGGCGAGCTTGTCGACGATGCTTTCGACGGCGCGGGTCAGCGCGGCGATCGCGGTGTCCTGCGCTTCGAGCCGCGACATGGTCTCGTCGAGGCGCTCGGCGAGCACGCTGGTCTCGGTGCGGTCGGGCATCTCCGAGAGGCGCTTGCGGACCGCGCCGAGGGAGTCGACCGGCGCCAGACGTGCGTAGATGTCGTCGAGCGCGTCGAAGATCTGCTGCTGTTCGCTCTCACGCACTTCGGCCGCGCGCACCAGCATGTTGCGCATCCGGTCGAAGGACGGGGCTGCAATGTGGTTGTCAGTGGTCACTGCGGTGTCCTTCGTGGGCGGGGAAATGGGAGGGACGTGACGTGAAGCTTATCCATTGCGAAATTGCTGTGCGTATGGCCCCCGGGTATCGGACAATGCCGAGCTCTGCCCTGATGGCCGATTCAGCCCGTGATCGACAAAGCTGAGGGTTAACCGGCGCCGGAGAGTTACCTCCATGTAGGGGAATGACAGCCTGGTTACCGTTACGTATGTCCTCTGAAAGCACCAGTTCCCGCATCCCGGAGGCGGTACTGACCCGCGCTCCCAAGGTCCTCCTGCACGACCACCTGGACGGCGGCTTGCGTCCCGCGACGGTCGCCGAACTCGCCGACCTGACCGGGTACACCGCCTTGCCCACCAGTGATCCCGTCGACCTCGGCCGATGGTTCCGCGACGCCGCTGATTCCGGCTCTCTCGTCTCGTACCTTGAGACGTTCGCGCATACCTGCGGCGTGATGCAGACCGAGGAAGCGCTGGTCAGAGTGGCCGCCGAAGCGGTCGAAGACCTCGCCGCCGACGGGGTCGTGTACGCCGAGGTGCGCTATGCCCCCGAACTCTTCGTCGAACGCGGGCTGTCACTCGATGCGGTGGTCGAGGCTATTCAGGCCGGGTTCGCGGAAGGTGAACGGAGAGTGGCGGCCGCGGGCGGCCGGATCCGGGTCGGGACGTTGCTCTGCGCGATGCGCCAGCACGCCCGTGCGCTCGAGATCGCCGGTCTCGCCGTCCGCTACCGCGACGCCGGCGTCGTCGGGTTCGACATCGCCGGACCGGAAGACGGATTTCCGCCTACCAGAAATCTCGACGCATTCGAGTTTTTGCGGACGAATAATGCGCATTTCACCATTCATGCCGGGGAGGCGTTCGGGCTCGCGTCCATTTGGGAGGCGATTCAGCATTGCGGCGCGGAGCGGCTCGGCCACGGTGTGCGCATCGTCGACGACATCAAGACCGACAGTGACGGCACGGTCCATTTGGGACGGTTGGCCGCCTACGTCCGCGACCGCCGGATCCCGCTGGAGATCTGCCCCACGTCCAATGTCCAGACGGGAGCGGCGCGCTCGCTCGGCGAGCATCCCATCGGCCTGCTCGCCCGGCTGCGCTTCCGGGTCACCGTCAACACCGACAACCGGCTGATGAGCGGCTGCTCGATGACCAGCGAATTCGCCGCGCTGGCCGAGGCCTTCGGCTTCGGGCTGGCCGATCTCGAGTGGTTCACCATCAATGCGATGAAATCCGCGTTCCTCGATTTCGACCAGCGGCTCGACATCATCAACACGGTCATCAAGCCCGGGTACGCCGCGCTGCGCTGACGCCCGAGGGGCGGTTGCGTTCGTTAGCATAGCCAACTATATTTCACTATATAGGAGAACTTTCCCAAATAGTGGAACGGTGGCGACGATGGCGCAGGTCGTGGACGTGGGGATCGGCGGAAAACGACGCTGGCTCATCCTCGCGCTCGGCCTCGCCGCGCAGACCGCGAGCTGTTCGTTCCTCTACGGGATCCCGTTCCTGGTGCCGTCCATGCAGCGTGCGGAGGGTCTCAGCCTCGCCGAAGCGGGAACGGTGGTCGCGGCGCCGAGTCTTGGCCTGTTGTTCACCTTGATCCTGTGGGGTGCGGCCGCGGACCGTTACGGAGAGCGTTTGGTAATGGCGCTCGGACTGGGCGTCTCGGGGTTACTCCTCGTGTACGCGGCCGTCGGTGACCACTCGCTCGGGATCCTCTTTGGAGTGTTCCTGCTCGCCGGTGCGAGCACCGCGTCAGTGAACGCCGCGAGCGGCCGGGCCGTCCTCGGCTGGTTCGGCCCGGCCGAACGGGGCTTCGCGATGGGCATCCGCCAGATGGCCCAGCCGCTCGGGGTGGGCGTCGCCGCGTTCGGCCTCCCGCCGCTCGCGGATCGCTGGGGTTTCCAGGTCTCGCTCATGCTGCCCGCGCTGGCCGCGATCGTCGTCGCGCTGCTCGTCGCCTGGCTGCTGGTCGACCCGCCGCGTCCGGAGACCGGAGCGGGCACGGGGGAGAAGCCGCCGTCGCCGTACCGGAAGCCGGCGTTGTGGCGGGTCCACGGCGCGAGCGCGTTGCTCGTCGTCCCGCAGTTCACCGTCTCCGCGTTCACGCCGGTGTACCTGGTGACCATGCATCACTGGACGGCCGCGTCGGCGGGCTGGTTCGTCGGGGCCGTGCAGATCCTCGGCGCGCTGGGCAGGCTCGTTTCGGGCCGCTGGTCCGACCGCGTCGGCAGCCGGTTGCGGCCGATGCGGCAACTCGCGATCGCGAGCGCCGCGGTGATGCTGTTGGTCGCGCTCGGGGACGCGACGGGCCCGTGGCTGGTGCTGCTCGCGCTCGTCCTGGCCGCGGTGATCACCGTGTCCGACAACGGACTCGGCTTCACCGCGTCGGCGGAGATGGCCGGGCTCGCGTGGGCGGGCCGGGCGATGGGCGCGCAGAACACCGGCCAGAACATCGCCGCCGCCCTGACCCCGCCGATGCTGGGCCTCGTGATCGGCGACTCGCGTTACGCCCTGGCCTTCTGCGTGGCCGCGGTCTTTCCCGTCCTGGCCATCGCGCTGGTGCCCGTCAAAGACGAAAAGAGCCCCTCAGGACGAACCTGAGGGGCCCTTTCGCGGGTGGATCAGACGACCGTGAGGCGGTTCTCGAAGGTCTCGACGAGCTTGCGCCACTCGGACTGCTCGGCGTCGAACGGGGCACTCGGCTCGAGGCGAGTGGGGTCCGGCCGCAGCACGAACGACACCAGCCAGCCGAGGCTTTCGTTGGCGGCCAGCGCGGTTTCGACGCTGTCGTCCTCGGCCCACTCGGCGGCGTCGGTGATCAGCTCGACGGCCAGCTCCAGCTGGGTCGGGTCGATCGATTCGGGGCCTTCGGCGATGTCGTCGGCGATCCCGGTCAGCACGTAGGTGTTCTCGGTGTCGACCTCGATCTCGAGCTCGCCCGCGGTGGCCTTCGTGGTCACCTCGTCCCAAGTGGACACTTGGGCGAGATCGTTGTCCGCCAGCTCCTTGCCGTCCGCGATCGCGCGGATCAGGGCCTTCTCGGAGGAGAAGACGTCGATCTCGCCTTCACTGCCGAGGAAGATCGGCTTGTCGTCGAGATAGCAGCGCAGGGTGTAGTACTCGGCGCCGGAGGTGATGATCTTGATCGGGTCGATGCCGACCTCGCCCCAGAAGCCGACGGGCTCGTCGTCTTCCTCGTCATCGTCCGCGTCGACGTCTTCGAGGTCCTCGTCGTCAGCGGCGGCGGCCTCGGCTTCGGCGGACTCCGCGAGGAAGGTCGCGAGCTCCTCCGCCGTCTGCTCCAGCAGCTTCTCGTCGACGTCGGGCGCGGTCACGAGACCGTCGATCGCGTCGAGCACGATGTCCCACTTCTCGGAGACGGCCTGCGAGAGGTCGGCCCAGAGGCGCTCGCCGTCGCGGCCGGAGAAGGGCAGCGTGCCCTGATCCAGCAGCGAGAAGCTCTCGTGCGCGTCCAGGACCTCGTGGACGTCTTCGAGCTCGCACACGTCCGCGAGCGAACGCACGATGCCGATGATCTCGGCCAGCTCGCCCAGCGTCCACTGGTCCGGCTTCTCGGCGACGAGCTCGGGGACACCCACCAGGTCGTAGGTGTGGTCGTCGTCCGGGATCAGCTCGGGGACGTTCAGCGCCGGTACGACCTCCCACGCGGGGTGGTCGAGCAGGTCGTGCTGCTCCGAAGTCCGCACGAACGCGGCGAGATGCGCGGCGTCGGGGAAGGCGTACAGGTCTTCCTCGTCGCCGAGGAAGGCTTCCCACTCCTCGCCGTCTTCCCGCCAGCGCGGCGCCCAGAGAGTGACGACGTCACCCTGTGGCAGGCCGAGTTCGATCGGGATGATGTCCTGTGCCATTCCTTAGCCCTCTCGGATTACCGCCCGTGTACGCGCGGCCGGATGATGTCATGCCCGGTGGGTGCGCGGTACCGCGAAGCCTACGGGTTTCCACCGATGGGCGCGATCACCCCTGGGCAAGAAGCGACCAACGGATGGCACGATAGGTCCTCTGATGACTCTTACAGACCTCCTGCCTGCGGATCCCGACCCCGACTCGCTGTTCGAAGCCTTCTCCACCTGGACGGCCGAGCGCGGGTTAGAGCTGTACCCCGCGCAGGAGGAGGCCATCATCGAAGTGGTCTCCGGCGCGAACCTGATCCTGTCGACGCCGACGGGGTCCGGGAAGAGCCTGGTCGCCGTCGGGGCCCACTTCACCGCGCTCGCGTACGGCCGCCGCAGCTACTACACGGCCCCGATCAAGGCTCTCGTCTCGGAGAAGTTCTTCCAGCTCATCGAGATCTTCGGCCCGGAGAACGTCGGCATGATGACCGGCGACTCCGCGGTGAACGCCGACGCGCCGATCATCTGCTGCACGGCGGAAATCCTGGCGAACATGGCGTTGCGGTTCGGTGCCGACGCGCCGGTCGGCCAGGTCATCGCGGACGAGTTCCACTTCTACTCCGAGCCCGACCGCGGCTGGGCGTGGCAGGTGCCGCTGCTGGAACTGCCGAAGGCGCAGTTCGTGCTGATGTCGGCGACACTCGGCGACGTCTCGTTCTTCGAGAAGGACCTCACCCGCCGGACCGGGCGGCCGACCGCGGTGGTCACTTCGGCGGAGCGGCCCGTGCCGCTCACCTTCCGCTACGCGCTGACGCCGTTGCACGAGACGATGTCCGAGCTGCTCAACGGCGGTCAGTCGCCGGTCTACGTCGTGCACTTCTCGCAGGCGGCGGCGATCGAGCGCGCGCAGACGCTGATGAGCATCAACGTCACCACCAAGGCGGAAAAGGAGGCCATCGCCGAGCTGCTCGGTGATTTCCGCTTCGCCGCCGGGTTCGGGAAGACGCTGTCGCGGCTGGTCCGGCACGGTATCGGCGTGCACCACGCCGGGATGCTGCCGAAGTACCGGCGCCTGGTCGAACAGCTCGCGCAAGCCGGGCTGCTGAAGGTGATCTGCGGAACCGACACGCTCGGCGTCGGCATCAACGTACCTATCCGCACAGTGGTCTTCTCCGCGCTGACGAAGTACGACGGAGTGCGGCAGCGGCACCTCAAGGCGCGTGAGTTCCACCAGATCGCCGGACGTGCGGGCCGGGCAGGCTACGACACCGACGGGTACGTCGTCGTGCAGGCACCGGACCACGTCGTCGAAAACGCCAAGGCGCTGGAGAAGGCGGGCGACGATCCCAAGAAGAAAAAGAAGATCGTCCGCAAGAAGGCGCCCGAAGGGTTCGTCAACTGGACGGAGAGCACCTTCGACCGGCTGATCGCGGCCGAACCGGAACCGCTCACTTCGAGCTTCCACGTCAGCCACTCGATGCTGCTGAACGTCGTCTCCCGGCCGGGCAACGCGTTCGATTCGATGCGGCATCTGCTGGAGGACAACCATTCCGACCGTCCCGCTCAGCGGAAACTGATCCTGCGCGCGATCGCGATCTACCGCGCGCTGCTCGCGGCCGGTGTCGTGGAACGGCTCGACGAACCCGACGAGCAGGGCCGGATCGTCCGGCTCACCGTGGACCTGCAGTTCGACTTCGCGCTGAACCAGCCGCTTTCGCCGTTCGCGCTGGCCGCGATCGAACTGCTCGACGTCGAATCGCCGTCCTATCCGCTCGACGTCGTGTCCATTGTGGAATCCACAGTGGACAATCCTCGTCCGGTCCTTTCGCAGCAGCAGTTCAAGGCGCGCGGCGAGGCCGTGCAGGCGATGAAGGCCGAAGGCATCGAGTACGACGAGCGGATGGAACTGCTCGAGAACGTCACGTACCCGAAGCCGCTGGAGGAACTGCTGGAAGCGGCGTATTCCCGCTACCGGCAAGGACATCCGTGGGTCGACGACTACGAGCTCAAGCCGAAGTCCGTCGTGCGCGACATGTACGAGCGCGCGATGAACTTCGTCGAGTACATCGGGTTCTACCAGCTCGCACGCTCGGAAGGGCTGGTGCTGCGGTACCTCACCGACACCTACGACTCGCTCCGGCACACGGTTCCCGACGAGGCCAAGACCGAGGGGCTGCAGGACCTCATCGAATGGCTGGGTGAACTGGTGCGCCAGGTCGACTCGAGCCTGCTGGACGAATGGGAAGCCTTGCGGCATCCCGAAGAAGAGGGTCCGGTTTCGGTCCGGCCGCCGTCCGAACCGCCCGCGGTCACGCGGAACGAGCGGGCCTTCCGGGTGCTCGTGCGGAACGAGCTGTTCCGGCGGGTCGAGCTGGCGTCGCGGCGGTCCTTCTGGGCGCTCGGTGAACTGGACGCGGCGTCGGGCTGGGACGCGGACGCGTGGGAAGACGCCATCGAGGACTACTTCGACGAGCACGAAACGCTCGGCATCGGGCCGGACGCCCGCGGGCCGCAGCTGCTGATCATCGAGAAGGAGGCGGAGGTCTGGCGGCTGCGGCAGATCTTCGACGATCCGGCGGGCGATCACGACTGGGGCATCAGCGCGGAGGTCGACTTGGCCGCTTCGGACGAAGCCGGTGCGGCGGTCATCCGGATCACGGCGGTGGACCGGCTCGGGGGCTGAAGGGGACTTTCCCCGCATGTCATGTGGGGAAAGCGCCCTTCACCGCGTGGGATGAGGGGAAGGCGTCCTTCAGCTCCCGGCGGCGCTGGACCAGCCGCACGATCAGCACGATCAGCGAGAGCGCCGGCAACGGGTACCCGAGCATCAGGCCCACCGTGATGTCGGCGAGCGGCGCGGCGACGGCGGCGACGAACATCCACGTCGGCGCCGTCGGCAGTTTCGGTCCGGTCCGGGCCTTGCCCCACGGCTTCGCCACCGAAAGCCACGCCTGGAACGCCAGCGCGCTCGCCATCAGCGCGGTGCCCGCCACCAGCGCCACCGACGCGGGCGCCGGATCACCGGCCCTCGCCGCCACGACGGAGTCCCGCAAAGCGCCCGACAGCAGGAAGATCCCGGCGTAGAGCTGCACGAGCGTGATCACGAACTTCGCCAGCACCCACCAGTGCCGGGTGAAACCCCACGCCGTCGTCGCGGCGAGCATGAAGCCGGTGAAGGCCGACGCGTTGGCGAGCGGTGCCAGGAGAAGCGAGTCGATCTCGTGCGCCATGGACGTCGCCGCGACGCGGATCGCGCCGTCGTCGGTGGTGCGCCCGATCGCCAGGAGGGTGAACAGCGCCAAGGCCTGTCCCATCCAGCCCACCGAAGAGACGACGTGCAGCCAAACGGTCAGCTGTCGCCAGGTTTTCTTCGCCATGCCGTACACATTCGCGTGCGCACCCGGCCCGGCACATCCGGGGCGACCCTGAGATCAGGCCGGAAGGGGAGGGAAACAGGCCTGGGCGTCGTGGCCGTCGAACCACAGCCCGACCATGAACGCCATGGTCGCCTCCATCAG
Proteins encoded in this region:
- a CDS encoding primosomal protein — protein: MAQDIIPIELGLPQGDVVTLWAPRWREDGEEWEAFLGDEEDLYAFPDAAHLAAFVRTSEQHDLLDHPAWEVVPALNVPELIPDDDHTYDLVGVPELVAEKPDQWTLGELAEIIGIVRSLADVCELEDVHEVLDAHESFSLLDQGTLPFSGRDGERLWADLSQAVSEKWDIVLDAIDGLVTAPDVDEKLLEQTAEELATFLAESAEAEAAAADDEDLEDVDADDDEEDDEPVGFWGEVGIDPIKIITSGAEYYTLRCYLDDKPIFLGSEGEIDVFSSEKALIRAIADGKELADNDLAQVSTWDEVTTKATAGELEIEVDTENTYVLTGIADDIAEGPESIDPTQLELAVELITDAAEWAEDDSVETALAANESLGWLVSFVLRPDPTRLEPSAPFDAEQSEWRKLVETFENRLTVV
- a CDS encoding MFS transporter, which translates into the protein MAQVVDVGIGGKRRWLILALGLAAQTASCSFLYGIPFLVPSMQRAEGLSLAEAGTVVAAPSLGLLFTLILWGAAADRYGERLVMALGLGVSGLLLVYAAVGDHSLGILFGVFLLAGASTASVNAASGRAVLGWFGPAERGFAMGIRQMAQPLGVGVAAFGLPPLADRWGFQVSLMLPALAAIVVALLVAWLLVDPPRPETGAGTGEKPPSPYRKPALWRVHGASALLVVPQFTVSAFTPVYLVTMHHWTAASAGWFVGAVQILGALGRLVSGRWSDRVGSRLRPMRQLAIASAAVMLLVALGDATGPWLVLLALVLAAVITVSDNGLGFTASAEMAGLAWAGRAMGAQNTGQNIAAALTPPMLGLVIGDSRYALAFCVAAVFPVLAIALVPVKDEKSPSGRT
- a CDS encoding DEAD/DEAH box helicase: MTLTDLLPADPDPDSLFEAFSTWTAERGLELYPAQEEAIIEVVSGANLILSTPTGSGKSLVAVGAHFTALAYGRRSYYTAPIKALVSEKFFQLIEIFGPENVGMMTGDSAVNADAPIICCTAEILANMALRFGADAPVGQVIADEFHFYSEPDRGWAWQVPLLELPKAQFVLMSATLGDVSFFEKDLTRRTGRPTAVVTSAERPVPLTFRYALTPLHETMSELLNGGQSPVYVVHFSQAAAIERAQTLMSINVTTKAEKEAIAELLGDFRFAAGFGKTLSRLVRHGIGVHHAGMLPKYRRLVEQLAQAGLLKVICGTDTLGVGINVPIRTVVFSALTKYDGVRQRHLKAREFHQIAGRAGRAGYDTDGYVVVQAPDHVVENAKALEKAGDDPKKKKKIVRKKAPEGFVNWTESTFDRLIAAEPEPLTSSFHVSHSMLLNVVSRPGNAFDSMRHLLEDNHSDRPAQRKLILRAIAIYRALLAAGVVERLDEPDEQGRIVRLTVDLQFDFALNQPLSPFALAAIELLDVESPSYPLDVVSIVESTVDNPRPVLSQQQFKARGEAVQAMKAEGIEYDERMELLENVTYPKPLEELLEAAYSRYRQGHPWVDDYELKPKSVVRDMYERAMNFVEYIGFYQLARSEGLVLRYLTDTYDSLRHTVPDEAKTEGLQDLIEWLGELVRQVDSSLLDEWEALRHPEEEGPVSVRPPSEPPAVTRNERAFRVLVRNELFRRVELASRRSFWALGELDAASGWDADAWEDAIEDYFDEHETLGIGPDARGPQLLIIEKEAEVWRLRQIFDDPAGDHDWGISAEVDLAASDEAGAAVIRITAVDRLGG